The nucleotide sequence GCCGGCGATGAATTGAGCCCGGTCTTCGAGTCGCCGCTCAGCCTGTTCGATCCGGACACGCTGGGCCCGATGCTCGAGGAGAAATACGGCATTCCGCGCCGCCGCCTCACCGGCCTGATGAGCCCGTGGTGCTACAAGCGGCTCGAAGCCTTCGGCGGCGACATCTCGCAATTCCGTGTCGCCAAGATCCAGCCGTCGCGGCTGCGTCAGATCGGCATCGCCAAGACCGAGCCCGGCGACGAGAACAACCAGGACATCTCCTCGCTGGTCGGCAAGGTCGACATCCGCAAGCTGGAGACCTTTGCGCAGAACGATCCCGACGCCTACAGCTATTCGGGCGGCCTCAATCGCGCCAATCAGGGCATTCTCGAATTCGTCGAGATGTTCAAGGCACCGATCAAGATGCTGCATCCGCTGCTCACCGCGACGCAGGAAGGCAACTACATCGGCACCGAGAACATCGGCGCGATCCCCTACAGCGGCGTGATCCTCGCCCACTCCAACGAAGCGGAGTGGCAGAGCTTCAAGACCAACAAGAACAACGAGGCTTTCATCGACCGCATCTGCGTCATCAAGGTGCCGTACTGCCTGCGCGTGACCGAAGAGCGCAAGATCTACGAGAAGCTGATCCAGGGCTCCGAGCTCGCCACCGCGCCCTGCGCGCCCGCGACCTTGGAAACGCTGGCCCGCTTCTCCGTGATGTCGCGGCTGCGCAAGCACGAGAACTCGACGCTTTACGCCAAGATGCGGATCTATGACGGCGAGAGCCTCAAGGAATCCGATCCGAAGGCGCGCAGCGTGCAGGAATATCGCGACGCCGCCGGCGTCGATGAGGGCATGGACGGCATCTCCACCCGTTTTGCCTTCAAGGTGCTGGCTGCGACCTACAACCACGATACGTCGGAAGTCTCGGCTGACGCCGTGCATCTGATGTACGTGCTGGAGCAGTCGATCAAGCGCGAGCAGCTGCCGGAGGAGATCGAAAAGCGTTATCTCGAATTCATCAAGGCGGATCTGGCGCCGCGTTACGCCGAATTCATCGGCCACGAGATCCAGAAGGCCTATCTGGAATCCTACTCCGATTACGGCCAGAACCTGTTCGACCGCTACGTGGATTACGCCGACGCCTGGATCGAGGATCAGGACTTCAAGGATCCCGATACGGGACAGCTGCTCAACCGCGAGCTCTTAAACCAGGAGCTGACCAAGATCGAGAAGCCGGCGGGGATCGCCAACCCGAAGGACTTCCGCAACGAGGTTGTCAAGTTCTCGCTGCGCTCGCGGGCCCAGAACGGCGGAAAAAATCCGTCCTGGACCTCCTACGAAAAGATCCGCGAAGTCATCGAAAAGAGGATATTCTCGCAGGTCGAGGATCTGCTTCCGGTCATTTCGTTCGGCAGCAAGAAGGACGGCGAGACCGAGAAGAAGCACGACGACTTCGTCGCGCGCATGGTCGAACGCGGCTACACCGAGCGGCAGGTCCGCCGGCTGGTCGAGTGGTACATGCGGGTGAAGCAGGCGGGTTGATCGTGGTCCGGCGCCGGTGTTCACTGCGTGTGCTGCAGGCCAACGGTTGGACGTCGGCGCCAGGGCTATGATCTGATGCGGAGCGTTCGACGCCAGGTTACGTTGAAGCGTCGAACAGGAATGATGCGGGTGCCGGGTCGATGTGACGCTGCACCGCGGCATCGCGGCGGGGGAGAGCAGGAGTCGAAGCCGCTGCAGTAGGAGGCGTGTGGAACGTGGTCATGCACATCATTGATCGGCGCCTGAATCCGGG is from Bradyrhizobium sp. ORS 285 and encodes:
- a CDS encoding PrkA family serine protein kinase; the protein is MYNDSLFNAFARSFEARSQTDMSMQEYLESCRTDPMRYANAAERLLAAIGEPQMIDTAKDPRLGRIFLNRTVRLYPAFAGFYGMEDTIERIVGFFRHAAQGLEERKQILYLLGPVGGGKSSLAERLKQLMETHPIYVLKAGDELSPVFESPLSLFDPDTLGPMLEEKYGIPRRRLTGLMSPWCYKRLEAFGGDISQFRVAKIQPSRLRQIGIAKTEPGDENNQDISSLVGKVDIRKLETFAQNDPDAYSYSGGLNRANQGILEFVEMFKAPIKMLHPLLTATQEGNYIGTENIGAIPYSGVILAHSNEAEWQSFKTNKNNEAFIDRICVIKVPYCLRVTEERKIYEKLIQGSELATAPCAPATLETLARFSVMSRLRKHENSTLYAKMRIYDGESLKESDPKARSVQEYRDAAGVDEGMDGISTRFAFKVLAATYNHDTSEVSADAVHLMYVLEQSIKREQLPEEIEKRYLEFIKADLAPRYAEFIGHEIQKAYLESYSDYGQNLFDRYVDYADAWIEDQDFKDPDTGQLLNRELLNQELTKIEKPAGIANPKDFRNEVVKFSLRSRAQNGGKNPSWTSYEKIREVIEKRIFSQVEDLLPVISFGSKKDGETEKKHDDFVARMVERGYTERQVRRLVEWYMRVKQAG